The following DNA comes from Colletes latitarsis isolate SP2378_abdomen chromosome 13, iyColLati1, whole genome shotgun sequence.
TGAATTTTCTCCGCTTATGAATATTTTTCTAACTGTTTTTAAATGGTTTTCAATGCTTTGCGTAGCTCGAATCAGGGAAATCGGCGATGCCCCGTTGAGGAGGGCCTTGAAACGCCTTGGCGGGTGGCCAGTAGTGGTTGGTCCGACTTGGAAGCCACCCCTTTATCCAGTTGAGGTTCTTCTGGGTCGTCTGCGCGGCGAATACAACGAGGGGGTGTTGATGGAACAGTGGGTCGGTCCAGACGACAAGAACTCCTCAGCCAACATCCTGCAGGTGCGCCGGCAAAGTAAGGCCCCTTGGTCGACGACTGGATAGCATTAAAATTGTAATGTAAACCGAAAAAGAGGGGATGAAGGGTTAAAATAACATTGGAGTTGCCTAAAATTAGCTCAGTTTCAACCAGTTCAAATGGCGTTCGAAACAGTGGCACTACTAGTcgaccgtaggggaacccccaagtTAAGCTGGCCAGTCGGTCGCGGGGAATTCCCGTGCTTGTGTATTACTTTTAAAGcagttttaataattaattacgaTCGAACCACAGAAACAATGCTGTGGAAAAATAGTGAATAGGAAATAAATAGGAAAAAACGTCACAGTGCTCCTCCCCCTCCCTCaaagattttaattattttaacaacACTGTCTCGAACGTCTTGATGGACTAGAGTTCTTCGAAGCCACCACCGCTCAACTGGAGAGTGAAAAGTTTATCGAATTAAATGTGTTTTTGCAGCTGGATCAGATGCAGCTGGCGTTGCCAAGCAGAGATTACTATTTGAAGAGGAACAGCGAGACGGAATTGAACGCGTATCATCGCTACATGACGAACGTCGCTTTGCTGCTTAACGCCAACCCCCAAACAGCCGCAGAAGAGTTCAGTCACGTAATTGGGCTGGAGAAACAATTAGCTAACGTGAGAACGTAATTTGCAAATTTATTTCTACGAGACACGTACTTTTTTATATCAACAACTTTAGAAACTGGTTTTATTAGAATAACATTGAAACGTTAGACGAATAGGATATAACTATAAAAATAGTTTAATTCGAGGGTTGATAGTTTCAAGATTGAAACAGTATGCAAACATCGACAGAGCATTCTTTATAATTCGCTGTTACAACTAGATTGCGGATGTCTATGCATTTATGGGGAATTTCAATTCTCAAAATACTATAGAATTCCTAATATTAAATCCTCATCCAATAGCAgtgaattttaaaataaacaggCGTCCTTGCCGGAGGCGGACAGGCACGACACGTCCGCCATTTACCGGAAGCTGACGTTGCGCGAATTGCAACGTGAAATCCCGGAAATCAAATGGCGTGTTTACCTTCAGGAGTTCATCAGTGCCCCCATAACAGACGAGGAACCAATCGTGGTGTACGGTATGCCGTATTTCGTCGAAATGGGTCGCATCGTTCACAGGACAGATCCGAGGTAACGAACAAAATAACCAGGGGATAGGATTtttaacactaaatctaccgATACTTCGCGCAAAATATGGATACTTGGTACTTTAACCTCATACAGAAAATTAAGAAGGTGGTTAGTTCCAGAGAacacaattaaataaataattgataATCCGATTTTATTGCATAcgagtcgtataatcaataataATTGCTGAAACTTGTTTGGGTATGTGGTGTCaaaataaatgtcaaaataaacatagaagatggcataaattataataggtgatatattcattggataggggatgaaatgccctttaaaatgagcgtttgtgagagtcgatagctttattagttccggagatatagcgattttagtttcaagtcgatcggatggctagatccggaagTAAAAGGGTTCATTGATCTCGTGCGCGCGTAaaaagtaaacagtgcgtagtaaattcttggaaatactacgccgcacTAGGTCAcgcgagtcacgtacgcggggtaggtcagcaccacgcgtgcgacaaggaggtccgacgcgttagacgaagacagagatagtcgaattaagaaaaataccactttacataaattacgatatctcgaaaacggaaagtccgatcgacaaaaaccaaaagccattttaaagaggaaggtttaccgctgctaACAATTGCTTAATTATTGACAAAGCACGAGTAGTTTCGAAATGGcgagtaattaaagtttttagtaatttcaatgcgcGTCAGTGGTCCGCCGTAACACGGGAGGCGCCATAAGCGGAGTTTTAAAGAAATTATCGcttcatataaattacgatatctccaaaacgggaagtcggatcgacaaaaaccaaaaaccattttaaagaggaaggtttgccgctgttAACAATTGCTTAATTATTGATAAAGCACGAATAGTTTTGGACTATTTTTAACACCCGtgattagactgttctaagacagtatgGACTGTTAATATTGATGAATGTTAatgaaattaataaacaattgtTTGCAGAACTTTGCACAATTACATCCTTTGGCGTCTGGTCATGTCGATAATGCCTTACATGATAGACGAGTACCAACAAAAGAGGATCGAATTTCGACGAATCCTTCAGGGAATATTGAGCGAGAGGCACAGATCGGTCCAGTGCGTCGAATGGACGAACAAAAAGCTAGGCATGGCTGTGGGGGCTCTCTTTATACGTGACAATTTCAATCACGAGAGTAAGGTGACTTTTTCCATTTCTTAACGAGACCTCGTTACGAATCGTTCTACAATTTCACCACCTTTCACAGCTGCAGgggaaaatttgaaataatttcatataaaatagtaaacatttgaaatattttcctATGTTTTAATTAAATACTTATTTCACAATACTGTTTCCATATGTAATAACTACATATGTGAAAAGATAGAAATATTTACATTCTATTTACCAGTTTCCCAACAGCCCTGCACAGCTGTTAATTCCTAAATCTACGATTCCACTATTTTTAGAATCGAAAGGATGGTTTGATTTCCAGGAGACGGCGCTCGAGATGATCCACACGATACGCGAGGCGTTCAATGAACTCCTCGATGAGAATCATTGGATGGACGATGAAACGCGAGCCGTGGCTAAGAACAAAGCTGACTCCATGAACGAGAGGATCGGTTATCCAGAGTTCCTCAAAGATCCTGTCGAGCTATCCAAGGAGTACTTGATGGTACGTGATGGTCCAATTTTTTCAGTCTACTACTAGTtaagaaaatataataaaaaatggaataaaaaaatattttcgtgtgGTTTGAGGATCTCTCTTCGTGTCTTCAAAAGTCTAAATACAACAATCTCCAGGGAAACTCCAGAATCTCTTTCACACCccaaaaattctaaaatatcactgaaatatgtataaagaaACCCTGTAAATTCGACACTAAAAAGTCTTatagtttattcacaaaaaattggcCAAAACAGCCTAAGAAAAAGACCTCGTTAATATTATGTCACAACGTTTGACTTTGTAGTTGAGCATTACTGAGGATCATTTCCTCGACAACATACTAGCACTGCTCAAATACGACGCATACCACAACATACAGAACCTACGAAAACCGGTGGACAAAGACAAATGGTCCACGGAACCAGCCGTGGTGAACGCTTTCTACAATCCCAACAAAAACGACATTGGTAAATCCAAACTTATTATTagcaaacgtaaacaaacggtcTTGAATGTGGACTGATCACGCGAATACTTAGTTTTTCTTCACTGACTCGTCTCGTTGACCCGTGTATAGTTCGCCTTTCGCTATAGTAGCAACCTGAATTGGTTTGTTCGTCGTTGCAGTCTTTCCAGCGGGGATTCTGCAGCCACTGTTTTATTCCCAGCACTTTCCAAAATCGTTGAATTACGGTGGGATCGGCGTGGTGATCGGCCACGAGATCACCCACGGTTTCGACGACAAGGGTCGTCAGTTCGACAAAGATGGGAATATGATGCAATGGTGGAACAACGCGACCATCAGAGCCTTTAGGCAGAGGGCACAGTGCATTGTGGATCAATATTCCAGATACAAACTACAGGACGTGGGGTTGTACATCAACGGGAAGATGACTCAGGGGGAGAACATCGCTGACAATGGAGGACTCAAACAATCCTTTCGAGTAAGTCTACGTAATGTCAGAATTCCTAAATAGTAGGAGAGGGTCTAATGACGCTCATGTACAGTTCAATCTATTGCATAATATATACAAAAACTTATCGATTGAATTAATGACGGGGTTACACGGAACTTCTAATTGTCCcacattaattatttatatcttagAAACTATTGGATATCTACACCTAATGTTTTGTATATTTTATGAGGGATCATTCTACACATTGATATCGAAGTTATACAGTTTGTGTTCTCCACTTGAGGCCTAAGATATCAGGTATGAACTAGAATCGCGCATTCTAGGCATACAAGAAGTGGGTGTCGACCCACGGGGAGGAACCGTTGCTTCCTGGAGTGAATCTCACGCACGATCAGCTGTTCTTTCTGAACTACGCGCAGATTTGGTGCGGGTCTATGAGACCGGAGGACGCTCTGACCAAAATACGCAGCAGCGTCCATTCGCCGGGCCCGATAAGGGTTTGGGGGCCCCTGTCCAACAGCGAGGACTTCGCCAGGGCCTACGACTGTCCACCAGGCTCGCCGATGAATCCAATGCACAAGTGCAGCGTTTGGTAGGTGTGTTAAAGAATGAAAAAAGTAATATAAATGAGCCTGCTGACCTCGTTGACCTTCGAACATAGAACTAACACTGGTCTTTAAACACCCCTCATACAAGCATAGAAAACTCCCATCTATATTTCTTTAGAAAGACCAAATACAGCCTTAAAaccataaaaaaatatacaaatttaggGCAAGGCCACTTTTTTTCTAATTCTGTAAATAACATGTGTTTTCGTTTAAAGAATTATGCAGTAGCTATTTCAGAATCATTCGTCACACAGTGAGACCATCAGTACGCGAGTAAGAATTAAAAAACACTCGCATAGAAACATTTGCATCACTATTGCAGGTAATGTTAGCAACGCCACGGAGAAAAGGAATAAGAAGACTACTATCATCGCAGATCAATTGTTGTCCATGATGGGGACCACAGAAGACTAGCTTTATTTCATCGTGGTTCGCTATGGCGTGAATCTCCATGAAAAGATTATATCAATGCGTGAGTGTGTACATGTGTGTATGCGTGTATCAATTGGGAATGATCAAAGGTGAGCATCAAGGTGACAGTCTAAGATCCTATGAACAACAATTACATGTGTATATACAATTTTAACCGTCTAATATTTTGCGTATCAATCGCTTCTGTATGATTCAGCTCGTCACGGACGAGCCTAATAAACTTTTCAATCAAAAGAATAACAAAAGCAGTGTTATGCAAGTAAGCGTGCCATTTACATATTCCTTTATCCTTGTTTTCTTTAGGTgttcaattttaaaaatcatctctttgttttattttattaaatttgctcGAGTCAAACGAGATCAATTGGTCATCTCAAACAGGCTTAAAACCTATTGCAAACAGGGTCAAAAATTTAGTCAATGGACGTTTTCGTGCATAATTTAATTTCACGAAGTGTAAAACAAAAGCAAAAGCAATTTTCTTTGTGGTATTTGAACTCTGGTCCACAGTATAGAATTTTTCGTACTCCCAGTTATCGATTTTACCCTTTAACGAAGCTTGGTATTAAAAAACTGTAAACGCTAACTTGAAAAATACTAAGTTTCCACCCCCCCATGATGGTATACTTAAAGAGGGTGTTGAAGAATGTTCAAAGTATTGATTACGTAGGCGAGACGAAAATCGTGGTCCTGCTAAGAATAAAATCTGACACCCGTGAAATCGGAGGGTGAATCCGTCGAACTCATACTACGCATCGTAAACTTCCTCCTAATGTCCTGTGTGTTGTGTGTGGTTTGCGAATCTTCTCCCAGGTAGCGCTGCGTCAACCTGTTCCCAGGTGAAGAGGATCAATGCGCATGTGTGTCGACCTATCGCCTAACTCGAGCCACGCTCGGGTCTCGGTGTCAGCAGTAGTGCGGCGCCCGTGTTGAGGGTCGGTGTTTTTCGTCTCAGTCAAAGCGACAGACCGGTGAGCGCCTATTTAATTCTCTTTTTAGATTCTCTATTCCAGCCTGCCGGATCGCTTTCCGTCGAATTTTTTTAATCCCCCGACGTTACGGTACGTTCCATTTCCCGCGTTCCACCGCCCCCATCGTCGCGTTCCTCGCCCGCTTCCACGGATGCTGCGAACGTCCTGCTattgtttcgagaaaattaagatttagtgtttttttttcttttttattttttttttgagacTCCCTTAGCTCGATAAACATACCCCCACTCCGACCGCCATTTTGACTCGTCCTTACCGATCGATAGCAACGGGGTAATTGGAAATATTACCGACGCGGCGTGCTCTGCCCCCTGACAcgacgaattaagaaaaataattattctcGCTTATCGATAGAAAGGTGGCGCTTCGATTCTGCTTTCGGGCGAATCGATCGTCTGTTTTTATATCTTTTTTTCCTTCGTTGTTCGCTCCCTTATCGCTGTTTACTATTTAAATACGATAAACGTTCGTTTACACGGTCAATCGCTCCGGAaggataaaatatagatttcgaTTAGGCTCTCAggctaattattttttatcgcaAAATGTGCCGCTGGTTTCGTGACTATCGAACGAAACTTCCAAAGTGGCTATCGCCAAGTTCGATACGGAGCTAAATTTCAATTAGTAAATGGTACATGaattagtttggatcaatatttttgaaaataatatattttactcGTATTTTAAATAACCTGAAGATACTCTATTTcgtattttaaatcgtttaaatAAAGTACTGTATTATGGGttcgaaaaataaaaacattttccCTGTAAATTTTAGTCAGCTCTAATCTGATTGATGATAAACAAAGAATTTTAGTACGAGGGAAACTATTATTCAGGTTACTGTAAACAGTTTAAATAACAATGTAATTCAGGAATTGATCAATGTAATAAAATACAAGGATTGTTTAGTTTTCAGAAAATTCTGTATGTAAGCATGGATTTTATGCTCAGTTTTAGAGGGGAGTGTTCAAAATAAACCGAATATTCTTATTTTTTCGTTCTCCTCGCGTTTAATGGGTTACATGCTTATATCATTGTTATTGATTTTAGTTACTAGAATAATCTGCTTAATAATGCAGAATATTTAAGTGAGATCTCAAGACCGTGTTAAGACTTTAAAAACCAGAGGTCAAGTGAAacggtataaataaataaaagttattCCAGAAAGTTTTCACTTTAAAATGATTTCTTTTCTGTTTTTAAGTCCAACGAAacagtatatttttataaataaaagttaTTCCAGAAACTATTTTTAAGTTtagtataaaaattttatttttatttgcaaatttctaatagtaacaataaataatttttgtttgtttgttatTACACTAGTTTATTCGTTACAAATAGATTAAATTTGCTCCTTATTGTGAATAACTTTTGGCCAAGATAACTCCCTCTGTTCGTGTCGTAGTTTGACGTTTTATCTAGCGACATTATCGAAGGGAATATAGGTTCTTCCCTCTCGATATTGTTTGTTCTTTGAGAAATGCACTGTTTCGCCACTATGGACACGAAGAAACTTCGTAACCGGAGTTTACTGGatcgaacgaaacctggtttcgtatagTGCACTCAACGTCAGCGACAAGGACCAATCGTGGAACAGGCAGAACATCCATTTAACGAGGTCCTTTGGAAAATTTCGCAAGTCCATTAAAATTAAAGTGGATAAGACTGAACCTTCGCGAAACGAGAATCAAAGGGGTGCAAAGGGGTTGCATTCGAGAAATAAAAGAAgatgaataatttaaaaaccTAGAGAGCTGACTAAAATCaacgaagaaaatatttcaaataataaaatcTTTAATCTAATAATATCACTGAAAAATCACGgttgagaaataatttttttgtaaaGAAGTTAAATTTAAACTCGATTTCCGTGAGTTTGGAAATTCTGATGAATCTGCTACCCGCTAGAAATCTCTAGATTATTTTTAGATGGCGTTTGAAAGCACCGTGTAGCGATACCAGATGTATTATAAGTATCAAAGCGTTAGATCCCTCTGAGAACCTGTTATTATTCGTTTACAGTATGATCGAGGGACGCTTAATCTTTATGTTGCAGATTCGCTAGAAAATTAGACAAATATGCGCGCGACATAGTCCGCAGGGGGAAATTCGACAGAAGAAGATGAATGTCGTACGCGTTATTTGACCAGGACCATCAATCAGCAATACAAAAACTTGAGTacaaagaatttaaaaaagaaaagaaacaaaaaaaaaagaaaatcgaaaAAAACGAAACTAAAGAACGAAAGGTACGAGGTAAGAAAGAGAACAAAGTGAAACGAGATAAAGGAAAAAGAGAGAAATTGAAGAAAGAAAAAGACAAAGTTCAAGGCGAGGACAATCTTCAACCAAAGTTACCTAACTAATTAATCGTCTATCGATTCCATCGTATTTCTATCGTCGACTGAAATCTATATTCATCTATAAATGTATCGAAAGTTGATAACGAGAGATTATTATTGATTACTGTTAACGTTAAGGGATCATTGCAAGTTTCACGGGACAAAAACAAGAACGATACAATCAATTTAAGAAACGATTATTATAACGAATAGGGTTGGATACATTTAATaaagtatatatacatatatatatatatagatgttaaatatattgtaaCTATATGAAAGAAGTTTGTGTCCATGGGGTCCGTGTTTAAAAAGATTATCGAGAAAACGTTTGTTTGTTcttattgttagaaattttaGGAGAAGATTATATTTCGAAAAGTGTGGCCAGAACATCGAAAGGAATACCAAAAGATACAAGGTGATTATTCTTGGAAGTATTGAAAAAATACACTGGTTTTAAttgcattaattttattttaattacattAATACGATTACTTTCATTCTAATATTTCTTAGATAATATCGTTTCTTAACGCAATTTCAAATATGGTACTCTTTGTTTCTGATTATTTTAACAGcaacatataaaaattgaaaactttatTTGTACTTATGTGTTTGGAATTATACAATTTTACAATAGCAACAATGAACTTACGCCATTTAATTCTCAGTGAATAGACTGCAGAATATTCCCGTGTCAGAGGGGACATTATTTTGAGCTGTTAGCCTAAGCGTCTTCGCAATGAATCTCGAAGTGGAGCTGATCGCGGGGGTGATCAAGGGTGAACCACCCCCGAAAAACCTGCCTGCTCCGAGGCTGATAAAAGTTTTCATCGCTGGAGAACGGAATGGTCTATTTAACAATACCTATTTAATATTCTTGTTCGTATGTGTTGGATGTTCTGTTAAATCGCGCAATTTGCATACACGCTTCCAAGCAACTGCCCAGCATCGATAGAAATATCCGTTGATTTGTTAACAATGCAACTTTGGAAATTCCAAAAGTGATGAAACTTGTCTAGAAATAGAGCAGGCCATTCATAACACACCTAATTTCCGTTCGTTCCATAATTCAATTTCACAATGGAACTCGAGAAGAAGAAcagtgattattttctttagttttaaaattaaaaatgattttttcagaAAAGGGAGGGAgtaattcgaaaattttttttggaccatctttaaaatgtaaacgagacgtgtaaattttgtttaaactttTTTTCGATATCTGTTACCGTTCTCAAGATATTCGAGGAGAAATATAAGGGTTGATTTCACCCTCTGAAACTGAATTATGAAATAAACGAGAAATAGCTATGTTATGATCCACTCTACTTGTTGATTACCCCAAACGACATATTTTTTGACAATCTTTAAATGCAAACAGAAATGGGTATTATTTCTTaagatattattaataaatgttGCTAATACCAACAAATTTAGAGTGCACAGTTTACTTAATTTAAGAGTTAAAAGGATAATGCTTTTGGAAAACTGTTCGAAAGCAGTGTAATGTCACATTTGTTTGGATTGTTGCCACGTTTTTtaacaacaaatatgtgaaggaaCTAGAAATTAGTTTAAAAACAGTTCCACGTTTGgctcttattatattttaagtCATTATATTTTTACAAAGCTGAACGTGCAATTGTCTGAAAACTTTTGCACGCCAAAATGAACTTGAAACGCTTTGTctgttattttatgaatttatattatacagggtgaaccGTAATATATGGAACCCGAGGGTGGGTTTAAAAACAGTAAAACAGAACTACTTATATCTattttttgaacaatattttacaatcattttttattttttgaaaggTATGGGTCAATAGTACAAAGTTCATTGCATGGAATATTctgtcgacaaaaaaaattaataaaatcaagTTATGatcattaaaataatttataattaggtGCACGCTTTAAACTTGCTTTTGAACACACTATAGTCTCGTTATAAATGCattttaattgtttaaaatacCAAGTAGTGTCTTAACATTGAAAGTTCCAATTGTTTATTCGATCTTCGAAATTAAGAATTTGCATAATTTTCACAGAATTTTACGTGGGTCCCACATATCACGAAACACCCTGCATTG
Coding sequences within:
- the LOC143349606 gene encoding neprilysin-1 isoform X1, coding for MKAESNNGYLRATVIIEQNEVSGDGQESPATSPLQVTYGPCGNATTTVLHHPGNRPIGGITRATSIIRRRGGSTNRQQLLVVLAVTLLATCLFILLLLALNTSREYVQEPRPKVCMTEECVRTAASLLSAMDQTASPCVNFFQYACGAWNRMHVIPKDKSSTSTFEVLADQLQVILRRILEEPPNNDDNDATLKAKMFYKSCMDIPRIREIGDAPLRRALKRLGGWPVVVGPTWKPPLYPVEVLLGRLRGEYNEGVLMEQWVGPDDKNSSANILQLDQMQLALPSRDYYLKRNSETELNAYHRYMTNVALLLNANPQTAAEEFSHVIGLEKQLANASLPEADRHDTSAIYRKLTLRELQREIPEIKWRVYLQEFISAPITDEEPIVVYGMPYFVEMGRIVHRTDPRTLHNYILWRLVMSIMPYMIDEYQQKRIEFRRILQGILSERHRSVQCVEWTNKKLGMAVGALFIRDNFNHESKETALEMIHTIREAFNELLDENHWMDDETRAVAKNKADSMNERIGYPEFLKDPVELSKEYLMLSITEDHFLDNILALLKYDAYHNIQNLRKPVDKDKWSTEPAVVNAFYNPNKNDIVFPAGILQPLFYSQHFPKSLNYGGIGVVIGHEITHGFDDKGRQFDKDGNMMQWWNNATIRAFRQRAQCIVDQYSRYKLQDVGLYINGKMTQGENIADNGGLKQSFRAYKKWVSTHGEEPLLPGVNLTHDQLFFLNYAQIWCGSMRPEDALTKIRSSVHSPGPIRVWGPLSNSEDFARAYDCPPGSPMNPMHKCSVMLATPRRKGIRRLLSSQINCCP
- the LOC143349606 gene encoding neprilysin-1 isoform X3, whose amino-acid sequence is MKAESNNGYLRATVIIEQNEVSGDGQESPATSPLQVTYGPCGNATTTVLHHPGNRPIGGITRATSIIRRRGGSTNRQQLLVVLAVTLLATCLFILLLLALNTSREYVQEPRPKVCMTEECVRTAASLLSAMDQTASPCVNFFQYACGAWNRMHVIPKDKSSTSTFEVLADQLQVILRRILEEPPNNDDNDATLKAKMFYKSCMDIPRIREIGDAPLRRALKRLGGWPVVVGPTWKPPLYPVEVLLGRLRGEYNEGVLMEQWVGPDDKNSSANILQLDQMQLALPSRDYYLKRNSETELNAYHRYMTNVALLLNANPQTAAEEFSHVIGLEKQLANASLPEADRHDTSAIYRKLTLRELQREIPEIKWRVYLQEFISAPITDEEPIVVYGMPYFVEMGRIVHRTDPRTLHNYILWRLVMSIMPYMIDEYQQKRIEFRRILQGILSERHRSVQCVEWTNKKLGMAVGALFIRDNFNHESKETALEMIHTIREAFNELLDENHWMDDETRAVAKNKADSMNERIGYPEFLKDPVELSKEYLMLSITEDHFLDNILALLKYDAYHNIQNLRKPVDKDKWSTEPAVVNAFYNPNKNDIVFPAGILQPLFYSQHFPKSLNYGGIGVVIGHEITHGFDDKGRQFDKDGNMMQWWNNATIRAFRQRAQCIVDQYSRYKLQDVGLYINGKMTQGENIADNGGLKQSFRAYKKWVSTHGEEPLLPGVNLTHDQLFFLNYAQIWCGSMRPEDALTKIRSSVHSPGPIRVWGPLSNSEDFARAYDCPPGSPMNPMHKCSVW
- the LOC143349606 gene encoding neprilysin-1 isoform X2: MKAESNNGYLRATVIIEQNEVSGDGQESPATSPLQVTYGPCGNATTTVLHHPGNRPIGGITRATSIIRRRGGSTNRQQLLVVLAVTLLATCLFILLLLALNTSREYVQEPRPKVCMTEECVRTAASLLSAMDQTASPCVNFFQYACGAWNRMHVIPKDKSSTSTFEVLADQLQVILRRILEEPPNNDDNDATLKAKMFYKSCMDIPRIREIGDAPLRRALKRLGGWPVVVGPTWKPPLYPVEVLLGRLRGEYNEGVLMEQWVGPDDKNSSANILQLDQMQLALPSRDYYLKRNSETELNAYHRYMTNVALLLNANPQTAAEEFSHVIGLEKQLANASLPEADRHDTSAIYRKLTLRELQREIPEIKWRVYLQEFISAPITDEEPIVVYGMPYFVEMGRIVHRTDPRTLHNYILWRLVMSIMPYMIDEYQQKRIEFRRILQGILSERHRSVQCVEWTNKKLGMAVGALFIRDNFNHESKETALEMIHTIREAFNELLDENHWMDDETRAVAKNKADSMNERIGYPEFLKDPVELSKEYLMLSITEDHFLDNILALLKYDAYHNIQNLRKPVDKDKWSTEPAVVNAFYNPNKNDIVFPAGILQPLFYSQHFPKSLNYGGIGVVIGHEITHGFDDKGRQFDKDGNMMQWWNNATIRAFRQRAQCIVDQYSRYKLQDVGLYINGKMTQGENIADNGGLKQSFRAYKKWVSTHGEEPLLPGVNLTHDQLFFLNYAQIWCGSMRPEDALTKIRSSVHSPGPIRVWGPLSNSEDFARAYDCPPGSPMNPMHKCSVW